The proteins below come from a single Podarcis muralis chromosome 8, rPodMur119.hap1.1, whole genome shotgun sequence genomic window:
- the GFUS gene encoding GDP-L-fucose synthase isoform X1: protein MAQPAQPKRILVTGGSGLVGKAIAKLVAEGEGRPDEEWIFVSSKDADLTDAAATAALFEKHRPTHVIHLAAMVGGLFRNIKYNLDFWRKNMHINDNVLHSAYKSGVQKVVSCLSTCIFPDKTTYPIDETMIHNGPPHNSNFGYSYAKRMIDVQNRGYFEQHGCRFTAVIPTNVFGPHDNYNIEDGHVLPGLIHKVYLAKENGTALTVWGTGKPRRQFIYSLDLARLFLWVLREYDEVEPIILSVGEEDEVSIREAAECVVRAMDFKGELLFDTTKSDGQFKKTASNSKLKRYLPDFQFTPFERAVKETCDWFCANYAIARK, encoded by the exons ATGGCTCAGCCAGCGCAACCGAAGCGCATCTTGGTGACCGGCGGCTCGGGGCTGGTGGGCAAGGCCATCGCAAAGTTGGTAGCCGAGGGAGAAGGGCGGCCGGACGAGGAGTGGATCTTCGTGTCATCCAAGGATGCCGACTTGAC GGATGCTGCCGCAACCGCAGCCCTTTTTGAGAAGCACCGGCCGACTCACGTCATCCACTTGGCAGCCATGGTGGGTGGCCTTTTCCGGAACATCAAGTACAACCTGGATTTCTGG cGGAAGAACATGCACATCAATGACAACGTCCTGCACTCGGCGTACAAATCTGGTGTCCAGAAGGTGGTCTCCTGCCTCTCCACTTGCATATTCCCCGACAAGACCACCTACCCGATCGACGAGACCATG ATCCACAATGGTCCCCCGCACAACTCCAACTTTGGGTATTCCTATGCAAAGAGGATGATAGACGTTCAGAACAG GGGGTATTTCGAACAGCACGGCTGCCGCTTCACCGCCGTCATTCCCACCAACGTCTTCGGACCCCACGACAACTACAACATCGAGGACGGGCACGTCCTGCCAGGCCTCATCCACAAAGTGTACTTGGCCaagg AAAACGGTACGGCTCTCACTGTCTGGGGGACAGGAAAACCCAGGAGGCAGTTCATCTACTCTCTG GACTTGGCGCGGCTGTTCCTCTGGGTCCTGAGGGAATATGATGAAGTGGAGCCCATCATCTTGTCGG TCGGAGAAGAGGATGAAGTCTCCATTCGGGAAGCGGCTGAATGTGTGGTGAGAGCGATGGACTTCAAGGGAGAGCTTCTT TTTGATACAACAAAGTCGGATGGGCAGTTCAAGAAAACAGCCAGCAACAGCAAGCTGAAGAGATACCTCCCCGATTTCCAGTTTACACCGTTTGAGCGAG CCGTGAAGGAAACGTGTGACTGGTTTTGCGCCAACTACGCCATTGCCAGGAAATGA
- the GFUS gene encoding GDP-L-fucose synthase isoform X2 yields MVGGLFRNIKYNLDFWRKNMHINDNVLHSAYKSGVQKVVSCLSTCIFPDKTTYPIDETMIHNGPPHNSNFGYSYAKRMIDVQNRGYFEQHGCRFTAVIPTNVFGPHDNYNIEDGHVLPGLIHKVYLAKENGTALTVWGTGKPRRQFIYSLDLARLFLWVLREYDEVEPIILSVGEEDEVSIREAAECVVRAMDFKGELLFDTTKSDGQFKKTASNSKLKRYLPDFQFTPFERAVKETCDWFCANYAIARK; encoded by the exons ATGGTGGGTGGCCTTTTCCGGAACATCAAGTACAACCTGGATTTCTGG cGGAAGAACATGCACATCAATGACAACGTCCTGCACTCGGCGTACAAATCTGGTGTCCAGAAGGTGGTCTCCTGCCTCTCCACTTGCATATTCCCCGACAAGACCACCTACCCGATCGACGAGACCATG ATCCACAATGGTCCCCCGCACAACTCCAACTTTGGGTATTCCTATGCAAAGAGGATGATAGACGTTCAGAACAG GGGGTATTTCGAACAGCACGGCTGCCGCTTCACCGCCGTCATTCCCACCAACGTCTTCGGACCCCACGACAACTACAACATCGAGGACGGGCACGTCCTGCCAGGCCTCATCCACAAAGTGTACTTGGCCaagg AAAACGGTACGGCTCTCACTGTCTGGGGGACAGGAAAACCCAGGAGGCAGTTCATCTACTCTCTG GACTTGGCGCGGCTGTTCCTCTGGGTCCTGAGGGAATATGATGAAGTGGAGCCCATCATCTTGTCGG TCGGAGAAGAGGATGAAGTCTCCATTCGGGAAGCGGCTGAATGTGTGGTGAGAGCGATGGACTTCAAGGGAGAGCTTCTT TTTGATACAACAAAGTCGGATGGGCAGTTCAAGAAAACAGCCAGCAACAGCAAGCTGAAGAGATACCTCCCCGATTTCCAGTTTACACCGTTTGAGCGAG CCGTGAAGGAAACGTGTGACTGGTTTTGCGCCAACTACGCCATTGCCAGGAAATGA